The genomic stretch TGGCGGCGTAGCCCAGGAAGCTGGGCGCGACGGCGCGGAATACACCGATCCCGGCGAGGTCGAGGGCGCGGCTCTCACTGGCGGCGAGGAGGTAGGTGGGCCGGCCGAAGACGAGGTAGCTGGCCAGGTCGGACTCGCTGATGGGCGGCTCGGCATCGCTGGTCAGGGCGACGCGCGGGCTGCGCAGCGTGCCGGTCACCACGGCGCGGATGTCCAGGGGCTGGTCCTGCACGGTGCGGGCCCGGTAGCCGGCAGTGATGTCCAGGCTGGGATCGATCCCGGGCGTGCCGTCGAAGTCGACCGTGCCTTGGCGCACTTCGAAGCGGCGGCCGTACACCTGGTAGATGCCGCGGACGGCGCTGAGCGTGCCCCAGAGCCGGAGGTCCTCAGGCTGGCGGTCCTCCGCGCGGCGGTCATAGGCGACGGTGAGCTCGCCCGTCACCTCGACGTTCAGCCCGCGGCTGCGCAGCCAGAAATCCCGGCCCACGTCCAGCGACCCGGAGGCCACCAGGTTTTTCAGGAACGGGCTGGAACTGGCTGGCAGGATCTTGCGGAACGCGACCGCGGAGGTATCGACGACGTCGAAGAGGAGCGGACTGTCCAGCTCGACGATCTGGTACTGGCGCCAGAGCTCGTCGAGATAGAGGGCGCCGCGGTCAATGCGCAGGGCGGTGCGGACGCGCGGCCGGCGGTAGCTCCCCTGCAGGTGCAGCTCGCCGCTGGCAGCCAGCTCGACATCGCGGCGGCGCGCGGCCAGGAATTGGGAGCCGCGCAGCACGAGATCGAGCTCGGGATCCGAGAGCGGGCGGAACGTGACGGCGCCCTCGAGCGAGGCGCGCCCGCCGCGCCCTGACCACCGGCCTGCCTCGCCGGCGGCAGAGCTGGTCTCGTCGGTCCGCAGCTCGAGGTCCACCGCGACCTGGCGCGGGCCGACCACGCGGAAGCTGCCTTCCACGTTGCGGTAGGCCACGCCCGTGGGCTGCCAGAGCGCCGCGCCCTGCCGCAGCTCGAGCGCGCCGCCCAGGACCGGCTCACGGGTGGTGCCCCCAATCGTGAGCCGCCCAGCCACGCTGCCCTTCACATCGCGGAAAGCGGAGAGGAACGCGGCAGGCAGCGCGGCCGGCAGGGCGTCGGCCTGGATCACGAAATCCAGCGGCTCGGCCAGGCGCCGGTCGGGCACGGGTGCCAGGCTGAGGTCCAGCGGTATAGTGCCGCGGCCGCTGAGGACGGGGCTCGAGCCCTCCCGCAGCTCGAGCTGCGCCTCGAGGCGGCGTTCGCGGTAGCCCATGCTGCCCTCCACTCGCCCCAGAGCAATATCACCGTAGCGCAGGTCGGTAATGGCGAGCTTTCCTTCCAGGGTGGGGGCGGCCGGCGTGCCGCGCACGGTGATGTGGCCGGCGAGCATTCCGTCGGCGGCGGCGGCCGGGCGCGCGACGTGCAGGAATTCGGCGATCGGAACCTGCTCGAGGTCCACGCGGAAGTCGACATCCCGCTGGCGCCGGACGGGGGCGGCTGCAGGCGGCATCGATCCGCCCGCCCCGCCGCGCGGCTCGAGGTCCGTACGGCTGCGTGCCAGCGCCGCTTCCCAGGGGAGCGAACCGGAGACCCGCACGCGCCCGCTGCCGCCCGCCTCGAGCCGATCCGTGGCGCGGACCAGCTCGAGCCCCATCACGGCAATCCCCGCCGGGCCCGCCTGCACGGTGGCGGGGTGGGCGAGCTCCCAGCTCGCCGGTCCGGTGCGCAGCCCGAGCTCGCGCAGGCGGAACTCCGCCCGGCCCCCGGCGCGGTGGAAATCCGTGGCCAGACGGTAGGCTTGCTGGTCAGGCGCGTCGGCTTCTATTTCGAGTTGGCCGGCCGAGTCGCCGTACTGCGCCTCGAGGCGGGCGGCGAGGAGCGGCCGGTCATAGAGCGCGAGGGAATCGGAGCGCAGGCTGAGCCGCAGGCGCAGCGAATCGCTGCGCACAGCCGTGGCGCCGAGCTGGATGG from Gemmatimonadota bacterium encodes the following:
- a CDS encoding translocation/assembly module TamB, whose amino-acid sequence is MDLRPPFAVQGLRAELRKLDLALFAALRPELRLGGSITGRIEATGRLDQSLRFAAALEHQRAGAPASQLEGRGALQWGADRTVDARFDARPLALDALAAIFPQLGRVTGELHGPVTIQGPLHDLAVKAEVATPGGPVVLEARLDLARPEPHYRAAGSVTDFLLDRVAKGLPATTITGRFFLEGAGTEASRARGVLKASLERGRVRDLDVSDGVLALTIAEGAARVDTFALESDAGRLFARGQLGLVAERRGELDLELDADSLGALRSFFFADTAGLPLEGKAARLAGALRLHARLEGGLAGFDVHAQASLQHLVYDRIRARRATIQLGATAVRSDSLRLRLSLRSDSLALYDRPLLAARLEAQYGDSAGQLEIEADAPDQQAYRLATDFHRAGGRAEFRLRELGLRTGPASWELAHPATVQAGPAGIAVMGLELVRATDRLEAGGSGRVRVSGSLPWEAALARSRTDLEPRGGAGGSMPPAAAPVRRQRDVDFRVDLEQVPIAEFLHVARPAAAADGMLAGHITVRGTPAAPTLEGKLAITDLRYGDIALGRVEGSMGYRERRLEAQLELREGSSPVLSGRGTIPLDLSLAPVPDRRLAEPLDFVIQADALPAALPAAFLSAFRDVKGSVAGRLTIGGTTREPVLGGALELRQGAALWQPTGVAYRNVEGSFRVVGPRQVAVDLELRTDETSSAAGEAGRWSGRGGRASLEGAVTFRPLSDPELDLVLRGSQFLAARRRDVELAASGELHLQGSYRRPRVRTALRIDRGALYLDELWRQYQIVELDSPLLFDVVDTSAVAFRKILPASSSPFLKNLVASGSLDVGRDFWLRSRGLNVEVTGELTVAYDRRAEDRQPEDLRLWGTLSAVRGIYQVYGRRFEVRQGTVDFDGTPGIDPSLDITAGYRARTVQDQPLDIRAVVTGTLRSPRVALTSDAEPPISESDLASYLVFGRPTYLLAASESRALDLAGIGVFRAVAPSFLGYAASGLETFAQGFGLDYVAITAAETNLGEPQQGSAVSGLLGGAQVELGRYLGQNLFLAFTQRIGNAQRYSEPGVRLEWRFHPTWTAAAFAEDRFARNPAFGLEQGLELRKVYGFFLFRDWGY